A section of the Papio anubis isolate 15944 chromosome 16, Panubis1.0, whole genome shotgun sequence genome encodes:
- the LOC101001186 gene encoding LOW QUALITY PROTEIN: ribosomal RNA-processing protein 7 homolog A (The sequence of the model RefSeq protein was modified relative to this genomic sequence to represent the inferred CDS: inserted 3 bases in 2 codons; deleted 1 base in 1 codon) yields the protein MKVGPWRAGPERRAWSQGAGQTPRKRDRAGAEPQLPAAPALPGGKMVARRRKRAARDPEDCIPSPPGYAGEGYSTVQKQQASHYLYESTRRLDKAPTTWPPEETLFVLNVPPYCTEELKPVLLLLSSCGLIQTEALTPMSPKELRSKFFHPKPVPGFQVAYVVFQKPSGVSAALALKGPLLVSTESHPVKSGIHKWISDYADSMPDPEALRVEVDTFMEAYDQKIAEEEAKAKEXGVPMRGWVKDHRRRPVLPRTAVSAWRALXRRTDATGELLNFYAWQHRESKMEHLAQLRKKFEDDKQRIELLRAQRKFRPY from the exons ATGAAGGTTGGGCCCTGGCGGGCGGGGCCGGAGAGGCGGGCCTGGAGCCAGGGGGCGGGACAGACACCACGGAAACGCGATCGCGCCGGCGCCGAACCACAACTCCCGGCGGCCCCTGCGCTCCCGGGCGGCAAGATGGTGGCGCGCAGGAGGAAGCGCGCGGCGCGGGACCCGGAGGACTGTATCCCCAGCCCACCGGGCTACGCAGGTGAGGG CTATTCCACCGTTCAAAAGCAGCAGGCTTCTCACTACCTCTATGAGAGCACACGACGCCTCGACAAGGCACCAACTACCTGGCCTCCAGAAGAGACTCTTTTTGTCCTCAATGTACCCCCATACTGCACAGAGGAGCTTA AGCCTGTCCTACTTCTCCTGTCCTCTTGTGGCCTCATTCAGACAGAAGCTCTGACTCCAATGAGCCCAAAGGAGCTGCGCTCC AAGTTTTTTCATCCCAAGCCGGTTCCG gGGTTCCAGGTAGCCTACGTGGTGTTCCAGAAGCCAAGTGGGGTGTCAGCGGCCTTGGCCCTGAAGGGCCCCCTGCTGGTGTCCACAGAGAGCCACCCTGTGAAGAGTGGCATTCACA AGTGGATCAGTGACTACGCAGACTCCATGCCCGACCCTGAGGCCCTGAGGGTGGAAGTGGACACGTTCATGGAGGCGTATGACCAGAAGATCGCTGAG GAAGAAGCTAAGGCCAAGG GAGGGGTCCCGATGCGAGGCTGGGTGAAGGACCACCGCCGACGGCCCGTGCTCCCTCGGACTGCTGTTTCAGCCTGGCGGGCGCT GAGGAGAACGGATGCCACCGGCGAGCTGCTCAACTTCTATGCCTGGCAGCACCGGGAGAGCAAGATGGAGC ATCTAGCGCAGCTGCGCAAGAAGTTCGAGGACGACAAGCAGAGGATCGAGCTGCTGCGGGCCCAGCGCAAATTCCGACCCTACTGA